A region of Streptomyces sp. NBC_01788 DNA encodes the following proteins:
- a CDS encoding ABC transporter substrate-binding protein, with the protein MDPARAFPGAPARRDVLRLFGAGAGVMAAGGLLTACSGSSSGGTSADGLLKIDDQLGWLKLTQFGGFYAAEAKGYYKAEKISTSFTAGGPNILAWQQVASGRSFTGDDDNTNVLVAIAKGQPLVIYGAIFQTSPFSIISKADDPIKSIEDFAGRTIAVTEASRQQFESLVKKAGVKDVRFIPAGTDPTQLTTGQASGYSGYATSQAVALKRQGVDVHVLYLEDLGVPSYGNVLITTRDHLEKQHDELVRFLRATIKGYEYMNAHPDEIGRLVATKWNTSGLKPEEEAATARFQKTLITSPKGVLQVDPAKMQKIIDQLADVGTIGKKLKAADVVDTSVLEAAYGGRTSLLA; encoded by the coding sequence ATGGACCCAGCACGCGCATTTCCCGGAGCCCCCGCGCGCCGTGACGTTCTCAGGCTGTTCGGGGCAGGCGCCGGCGTGATGGCCGCCGGCGGACTGCTGACGGCCTGCTCGGGCAGCTCTTCCGGCGGGACGTCCGCCGACGGGCTGTTGAAGATCGACGACCAGCTCGGCTGGCTGAAACTCACCCAGTTCGGCGGGTTCTACGCCGCGGAGGCGAAGGGGTACTACAAGGCGGAGAAGATCAGTACGTCGTTCACCGCCGGCGGCCCCAACATCCTGGCCTGGCAGCAGGTGGCCTCCGGCAGGTCCTTCACCGGAGACGACGACAACACCAATGTGCTCGTGGCCATCGCCAAGGGCCAGCCCCTCGTGATCTACGGCGCGATCTTCCAGACCTCGCCCTTCTCGATCATCAGCAAGGCGGACGACCCGATCAAGTCGATCGAGGACTTCGCCGGCCGAACGATCGCGGTCACCGAGGCGTCACGGCAGCAGTTCGAGTCGCTGGTGAAGAAGGCCGGCGTCAAGGACGTCCGGTTCATACCCGCCGGGACCGACCCGACCCAGCTCACCACCGGGCAGGCGTCCGGCTACTCCGGCTACGCCACCTCCCAGGCGGTGGCGCTCAAGCGGCAGGGCGTCGACGTCCATGTGCTGTACCTGGAGGACCTCGGCGTCCCCAGCTACGGAAACGTGCTGATCACGACCCGGGACCACCTGGAGAAGCAGCACGACGAGCTGGTGCGGTTCCTCCGCGCGACGATCAAGGGCTACGAATACATGAACGCCCACCCCGACGAGATCGGGCGGCTCGTGGCGACCAAGTGGAACACCAGCGGCCTCAAGCCGGAGGAGGAGGCCGCCACCGCCAGGTTCCAGAAGACCCTCATCACCTCGCCCAAGGGTGTGCTCCAGGTCGATCCGGCCAAGATGCAGAAGATCATCGACCAACTGGCCGACGTCGGCACGATCGGCAAGAAGCTGAAGGCCGCGGACGTGGTGGACACCTCCGTCCTCGAAGCCGCCTACGGCGGGCGTACCTCCCTGCTGGCCTGA
- a CDS encoding L-serine ammonia-lyase yields MALSVFDLYSVGIGPSSSHTVGPMRAARRFVEGLERDGLLDDVVGVRAELYGSLGATGRGHGSDKAVVLGLEGEDPATVDTDRSDDRVARVRADGTLLLGGKHRIRFDSDKDLVLHRRKSLPAHPNGMTFRALAADGRELAARTYYSVGGGFVVDEEATGADRVVADTTPVRFPFRSGTELLGICARENLTISEVMLANEQAWRPEAEVRAGLLDLWAVMRACVDRGCRREGVLPGGLKVPRRAPALHRELNAAGHDSTDPLRGMDWVNLFALAVNEENASGGRIVTAPTNGAAGIVPAVLHYYARFVPGADDDGVVRFLLTAAAIGILFKENASISGAEVGCQGEVGSACAMAAGALCEVLGGSPAQVENAAEVGIEHNLGLTCDPVGGLVQIPCIERNAVASVKAINAARLALAGDGTHKVSLDKAIRTMRDTGRDMKSKYKETARGGLAVNVIEC; encoded by the coding sequence ATGGCCCTCAGCGTCTTCGACCTCTACTCGGTCGGCATCGGCCCCTCCTCCTCCCACACGGTGGGGCCGATGCGGGCGGCCCGGCGCTTCGTCGAGGGACTGGAGCGGGACGGGCTGCTGGACGACGTGGTCGGCGTCCGGGCGGAGCTGTACGGCTCGCTCGGCGCCACCGGCCGGGGACACGGCTCCGACAAGGCCGTCGTCCTCGGCCTGGAGGGCGAGGACCCTGCCACCGTCGACACCGACCGGTCCGACGACCGGGTGGCGCGGGTCCGTGCCGACGGCACCCTGCTGCTCGGCGGCAAGCACCGGATCCGCTTCGACAGCGACAAGGACCTGGTGCTGCACCGGCGCAAGTCCCTGCCCGCCCACCCCAACGGCATGACGTTCCGGGCCCTGGCGGCGGACGGGCGGGAACTGGCCGCCCGCACCTACTACTCCGTCGGCGGAGGCTTCGTCGTCGACGAGGAGGCCACCGGCGCCGACCGCGTCGTCGCGGACACCACGCCCGTGCGGTTCCCGTTCCGCTCGGGTACCGAACTGCTCGGCATCTGCGCCCGCGAGAACCTGACGATCAGCGAGGTGATGCTCGCCAACGAGCAGGCGTGGCGGCCCGAGGCCGAGGTGCGCGCCGGACTGCTCGACCTGTGGGCGGTCATGCGGGCGTGCGTCGACCGCGGCTGCCGGCGCGAGGGCGTGCTGCCGGGCGGCCTGAAGGTCCCCCGGCGCGCGCCGGCGCTCCACCGCGAGCTGAACGCCGCCGGCCACGACAGCACGGACCCGTTGCGGGGCATGGACTGGGTCAACCTGTTCGCCCTCGCCGTCAACGAGGAGAACGCCTCCGGCGGCCGTATCGTGACCGCCCCCACCAACGGGGCGGCCGGGATCGTGCCCGCCGTCCTCCACTACTACGCGCGCTTCGTGCCCGGCGCCGACGACGACGGCGTCGTCCGCTTCCTGCTGACCGCCGCCGCCATCGGCATCCTGTTCAAGGAGAACGCGTCCATCTCCGGCGCGGAGGTCGGCTGCCAGGGCGAGGTCGGATCGGCCTGCGCGATGGCCGCCGGGGCGCTGTGCGAAGTCCTCGGCGGCAGCCCCGCACAGGTGGAGAACGCGGCCGAGGTCGGCATCGAGCACAACCTGGGCCTCACCTGCGACCCGGTGGGCGGTCTGGTGCAGATCCCCTGCATCGAACGGAACGCCGTCGCGAGCGTCAAGGCCATCAACGCGGCACGGCTGGCCCTGGCCGGCGACGGCACCCACAAGGTCAGTCTGGACAAGGCGATCAGGACCATGCGGGACACCGGCCGCGACATGAAGTCCAAGTACAAGGAGACCGCCCGCGGCGGCCTCGCCGTCAACGTCATCGAGTGCTGA
- a CDS encoding sarcosine oxidase subunit gamma produces MAEPTDAGPATLRRSPLTHLQERMRAAGVTGERGVSLTEWPFITMVSLRVAPASAAAGRIGSVLGAPLPDHCGQTAQSGPHTAVWLGPDEWLVLSQGDGPVLAAELLDALAGDPGSVVDVSANRTTLELSGPSARQVLEKGCVLDLHPRSFGPGRAVSTQVGPVPVVLWQTGDTAYRLFPRSSFADYLARWLIDAMSEYQGPEVP; encoded by the coding sequence ATGGCTGAGCCGACCGACGCGGGACCGGCGACGCTGCGCCGCAGCCCGCTGACGCACCTTCAGGAGCGGATGCGCGCCGCCGGCGTCACCGGCGAGCGCGGTGTGTCGCTGACCGAGTGGCCCTTCATCACCATGGTGAGCCTGCGCGTCGCCCCCGCCTCCGCGGCGGCCGGCCGCATCGGCTCGGTGCTCGGCGCACCGCTGCCGGACCACTGCGGCCAGACCGCGCAGAGCGGCCCGCACACCGCGGTGTGGCTCGGCCCCGACGAGTGGCTCGTGCTGTCCCAGGGCGACGGGCCGGTGCTCGCCGCCGAACTGCTGGACGCACTCGCCGGGGACCCGGGCTCGGTCGTCGACGTGTCGGCGAACCGGACCACGCTGGAGCTGAGCGGCCCCTCGGCCCGCCAGGTCCTGGAGAAGGGCTGCGTCCTGGACCTGCACCCGCGCTCCTTCGGGCCGGGCCGTGCGGTGTCCACGCAGGTCGGACCGGTTCCGGTGGTGCTCTGGCAGACCGGTGACACGGCGTACCGGCTCTTCCCCCGGTCCTCGTTCGCCGACTACCTGGCCCGCTGGCTCATCGACGCGATGAGCGAGTACCAGGGCCCCGAGGTGCCCTGA